From one Desmodus rotundus isolate HL8 chromosome X, HLdesRot8A.1, whole genome shotgun sequence genomic stretch:
- the LOC112296292 gene encoding LOW QUALITY PROTEIN: melanoma-associated antigen 8-like (The sequence of the model RefSeq protein was modified relative to this genomic sequence to represent the inferred CDS: inserted 2 bases in 1 codon; substituted 2 bases at 2 genomic stop codons): MPLGHMSELWKLEEDHQDQREKQGLLEVQLIMAEEEVAMSDSSFTFSLSDLLLDSLEEMTSAGTPSPPQSSLDTLYLKMADLVEFXLLKYRAKEPTTKAEMLSSIVKEYQDHFPEIIRVTSDCMQLLFGIAVKEVDPSDHTYVLVTTSGLTYDGMVSDGQTMPKTCPLVMLLRLILLEGDXAPEEKVWGTLNGVHAXRKPYIYGESRELITKLGVQEQYLEYQQVPSSHPACYMFLWGPRAHSGTSKLKVLDYLLRPNNKDPSFFLCWSEGVESNEDERA, translated from the exons ATGCCTCTGGGGCACATGAGTGAGCTCTGGAAGCTTGAGGAAGATCATCAGGATCAAAGGGAGAAACAGGGCCTGTTGGAGGTTCAGCTGATTATGGCTGAGGAGGAGGTGGCCATGTCTGACTCctcttttactttctctctctctgacttgttACTAGACAGCCTAGAGGAGATGACTTCTGCTGGGACACCTAGTCCTCCCCAGAGCTCTCTGG ATACCCTATATTTGAAGATGGCTGACTTGGTGGAGTTCTAGCTCCTGAAGTATCGTGCAAAGGAGCCCACCACAAAGGCAGAAATGCTGAGCAGCATTGTCAAAGAATACCAAGACCACTTCCCTGAGATCATCAGAGTAACCTCTGATTGCATGCAGCTCCTCTTTGGCATTGCTGTGAAGGAAGTGGACCCCAGCGACCACACCTATGTTCTGGTCACCACCTCAGGCCTCACCTATGATGGGATGGTGAGTGATGGGCAGACCATGCCCAAGACCTGCCCCCTGGTCATGCTCCTGAGATTGATCCTCCTAGAGGGTGA TGCCCCTGAGGAGAAGGTCTGGGGAACACTGAATGGGGTGCATGCCTGAAGGAAGCCTTACATCTATGGGGAATCCAGGGAGCTCATCACCAAACTTGGAGTGCAGGAGCAGTACCTGGAGTACCAGCAGGTACCCAGCAGCCATCCTGCATGCTACATGTTCCTGTGGGGTCCCAGGGCCCACTCTGGAACCAGCAAGTTGAAAGTCCTGGATTATTTGCTAAGGCCCAATAACAAAGATCCCAGTTTCTTTCTATGCTGGTCTGAAGGAGTGGAGAGCAATGAGGATGAAAGGGCCTGA